GTGCGACCGTGGTGCCGGGCGCCATGGAAACACTGCTGCGCGACCTGCAGGCATCGCGGCCGGCGTTCATCGTCGACTGCAGCGCCGGCCCGAACCGGCACTGGCAGAAATACCCGCTGGCTCATTTCCCCAGTTTGGCCGCTTTCATCGAGCGAAACTACGTGCCCGTGGAATCCGCGCAATTCGTCGCGCAAGGCTTCCGGCTGTTCGCCATCACCGACGAATTTCGCACCCGGCGCGCGGAGCTGCCCGCGAGCCGTGCGGCCACGCGCCGTGGCGAGATCGGCATCTTCCCGACCGGCGACTCGCCGCGCATCGTGCGCGTGGCGGCCGGCGACTCCGGCGCGCAACTGCGCCGCGTCGAGTTGCGCGAGGGCGGCCGCGTGCTGCACTCGATCACACTCGCGCCCGCGGATTCGCTGACGGTCGATTTCCCGCTTCCGTCCGACCTCGGCGCGGGCTCGCTCGTGGCGCGCGCGATCGCCAGTGACGGCGCGTATTTCGAGAGCGCGCCGTATGCGGTCGAAGCGGCGCCCGCTTCGCTCCCGCGCGAGGAACTCGCCGCCTTCGCCGTGCCGCGCCTGGCCGAGCGCATCGAGCCGAGCTCTGTGATCGCGCGCTTCGGCGCGCAGGCGAGCGAGGAGGACGGCCACCGCGTCTTCTTCGCCCACGCGCCGTCGACGATGCGCTTCGCGGTCCCGGATGCCGTCACCGCCGTGCGCGGCGAGGTGGGATTCCGTCCCGGCGCCTTCGCTCCCGACAACCGGACGCCGACCGACGGTGCGGAATTCCAAGTGCGTTGCACCACGACGGACGGGGCGATCTTCGTGCTTTTCCGCCACACACTGAATCCGGTCGCCGTGCCCGCCGACCGCGCGCCGTTCCCTTTCACCGCGCCAATTCCCACCGGGACCGGCCGGACGGTCGAATTCGCAATCATGCCCGGCGCCGCCGGCAATCCCGCGAGCGATTGGACGTTTTGGCGCGATCTCGTTTTCGAAAATTCCCGCTAGACCGACCCTCCCTGAAAAATTATCCGTTTCCGTCCATGACTCTCCCGGAGCCACAAGTCCCCTCCCGCCCCAGCGCCGCCGACTGGGCCGCCCGTGCCTTCTTTTTCTGCATCCTGGCGCTCGTCATTTTCACGTTCCCCTTCGCCCCCGCCAACGAGCTGGACTCCTCGTGGCGCATGGTGCTCGCGCAGGCGTTTCACGATCGCCTGCAATTCGGGGTCGATATCGTTTTCACCTACGGCCCGCTCGGCTTCCTCATGGGGAAGACCTACGCCGGGCTGTATTACCACATCTTCCTCGTAGCCCAGGGCGTGCAGGCGATCGTCTTCGCCACGCTGATTTTCCGCCTGGGCCTGCAACTCCCGCTGCACCGCCGCTACGTCTATTTCGCTTTCTTCACCTTGCTCGGCGCGACGTATGAGGACGCGCTCCAGCAAATGGTGATCGGGCTGATGGGCTTCGAACTGCTCCGCCGGCACGACGAAAAGCTCCGCCTGCTGCCCGCGGTGTTCGCCGTGCTGCTCGCCACGCTCGGGCTGGTGAAATTCACCAACCTCATGCTCGGGACCGTGTTCGTAGTCAGCGTCGCGGCGCTGCACCTCTGGCACCGTCGGCGCGCGGATGCAGCATGGATCGTGGGCTGGGGCTTAGGCTCCTACCTGCTCGGCTGGATGCTCTGCGGGCAGAATCCGCTCAATCTGCCGGACTATCTCTTCAACTCCTGGGAGATCAGCCAGGGCTACCAGGAGACCATGGGGCTCCCGACTCCGCCGGAAGGCCTGCTCGCGGGTCTCGTGACCGTCGGACTCGTGGTCACCTACCTCGTGGGCTATGTCTCCCGACTCGCGGACCGCGCGCGGGCGATCACGACGGGGTTGGCGCTTTGCGCCTACGTTTTCCTGAACTGGAAACACGGCTTCGTGCGCGCCGATGGGCACATGATCGGCTTCTTCTTCATCGTGATGGTCCCCGCCGTCGCCTTTCCAGTCCTGCTCGCCGACGGCGATCAACTCCGCCGCTGGCAGCGCGGGCTCACCGTGGTCATGGCAATCTCATGCATCGCCGGAGTCACCATCGCGATCCCGGGCCTCATGCGCGGCGTGCTTGCCATGGGACAGGAACGCGCCTTCGGCAATGTCGACAAACTCCTTCACCCGGCAGAGACGCGCGCCGACTACGACTACAAGCTCCACGTCGAGCGCACCTATTTCGATCTTCCGAAAGTCCGCGCCGTGGTCGGGCAGCACACGCTCGACGTCTTCGGCTTCGAACTGGCCGTCGCGCTCTACAACAACTTCAACTACCATCCACGCCCGGTCATTCAAAGCTACTCCGCCTACCGCCCGCACCTCTCGCGGCTCAACCTGAAGTTCTACGCCTCCGACCGCGCCCCCGAGTTCGTCCTATTCAAGTTGCAGTCGATCGACCGCCGTCTCGTCACATTTGACGACTCCGAAGTGCTCTCGCTGCTCCTCCATCGCTACGAATACGTCCTGACCGAACGCGGCCTGCAGCTGTGGCGCCGCAAGCCCGGCCCGTTCTCGCGCGGATCCATCGCTCCGCAGCCGATCCGCAGCGCCGTGCTCGCCCCCGGCCAGCCGTTCCTGACCGAAGACCTCGCCGAGCACCACCTCTGGGCGTCGATCGACCTGCGTCCGAGCCTGCTGGGCCGCCTGCGCGGCTTCGCCTACAAGCTCCCCATCGTCACGCTCCGCATCGAAACCACCCAGGGCACGACGCTCGACTACCGCATGCCGCTCCCTCAAGGGCGCACCGGATTCATCATCAATCCGATCGTCGAGGACCTCATGGGCTATATGAACTTCGCCGGCGGCAAACCCGGCCGCTTCCTCCGCTCGCTCACCGTCGTGCTTGAACCCGGCGATGAGAAATACTTCGAGGACGGATACCGCATTACCGTGTCCGACCTGCCGCCGTCTGACGCCGGCCAGGCCTTCTTCGCTCAGGAAGAGAAAAACCTTTTCCGCATGTTCTCGGTCGTGCCCACTTCGTATTCGTCGCTGACGCCCGTCTCCGAAGGCACGATCGAAGGCAAACCCGTGATGGTTTTCCACGCCCCAAGCGAGCTCACCGTCAACGTGCCCGACGGTGCCACCAAATTTGCCGGTGCGTTCGGCATACTCGAAGGCGCCTACACCAACGGCAACTCGACCGATGGCGCCATTTTCACCATCACTTGGATTCGCGGCGCGGATGAGACCCTCCTGCTCGAACAACCCCTCGATCCAGTCCAACGCCCCAAGGACCGCACCCTCCACGATTTCGAAATCAACCTGCCGCGCGGCGACGGCGCCCGCCTCCGCCTCCGCACGAGCCCCGGACCCCAAAGTAACTATGCCTGGGACTGGACGGCGTGGACCGCACTCCGCTTCAAGTGAGCGTCCGCTGAACGTGACCCCGGCCACCGCCCGGCTCTGGCCGTGGTTGTGGGCCGGCGGCGCTGCGGCCTTCGTGCTGGCCGCACGCCTGCACGAAATCCACGGCCACACCGGCGCCGTCGCGATCAACGATCAGTGGAAAATCGAAGCCGCCGACATCCTCGCGCCCTGGATCGATGGCTCGCTCCGCCCCACCGCGTTCTTCGCCCCGCACTTCGAACACGTGCCGATGTGGACGCGCCTGCTGGCCTGGCTGCAGGCTGCGCTCACCGGGCGGTGGGACCCCTTCGCCCAAACGACCGTGAACGCGCTGCTGCACGCGAGCTTTTGTGCCATCGCCGTTCACTTCATCGTGCGCCATCTCCGCGCGCTGCCGGCCGCATTCGCCACCGCCGCCGTGATCGGCGTCGCCGCGCTGCCCTACGCGTGGGAGAACATCACGTGGGGATTTCAATCCCAGTTCCCGCTCGCGCTGCTCTTTCTGTTTCTCCACGTCCACGGTTCGATCGAGAATCCTCCCGGCACGCGCGCCTGGTGGTTCGCGCAAGGCGCCGGACTCGCCGGCCTCTTCACGCTCGCCGGCATGTGGATGGCGCCGCTCGCAGTGCTGCTTGCCGCCGCGTGGACGCGCGCGCCGCTCTCGCGCTGGGCCGCCGTTCCCGCCGCACTCGCCGCCACCGGACTCGCGATCATCGCCCTCATCAAGGCCACCGCGCCGTCCTACGGCGCCTTCGCACAGACCGCGAGTTCGCCGCTGCACTTTCTTCACGCCTTCCTCGATCTGCTCGGCTGGCCGGCGGGCTGGCCCGGCGCGGTCGCAATCACGATGCTGCCGTTCACCGTGTTTGTTTTTCAGTCGCGCGGACGGCGCGACGCCTCGCCCTTCGATCGCATCGTGCTCGCCCTCGGCCTCTGGGCTATCGGACAAGCCGCCGCACTCGCGTTCGCCCGCGGCGCGGACTATGGCGGCTATGTTTCCCGCTACGGCGAACTCCTCGCCGTGTTCGTGCTCGTCAACGCCCTCGCCCTCACGCGACTCGGCACCGGGCCGCGACTCGCACGCGCGGCGGTCCTCGTTTTCGGCGCGGCGTGGGCCCTCACGATCTCCCTCGGCCTGCGCGATCTCTCGATCGGCGGACACACCGCATATTTCCACGCCCACGCCGCGGAGAACAACCGCGCGCGCCTCGACGCCGTCCAAGCCTACCTCGCGCACCACGATCGCGCTCTCCTCGAGCAACCCGCCACGCGCCACGCCCTCTACCAGGACGTGAATCAGGTCACCACCCTGCTCGACCGCCCCTCGTTCCGCGCGCTCCTGCCGCACGAGGTCGAGCCGGCCAATCCGCCCGATCTCGCCGGCCGCGTCGTGCGTGCCGCGCAGCGCCACTCGCTCGCGCTCGGGCTCGGCGCGAGTCTCGCGCTGATCGTCGGTTTCGTCGGCGTCGCGTTCGGGTCCGCCGCGCGCGAGCCGCTGGCGCCGTTCGACTGGCGGCGCGATCGCTGGCTGCCGCGCAGCGCGTTCCTCGTCGCGGGCCTCGCCGGCGCGGGCGTGTTCGCCTGGCCGCATCCGTTCACGTTCGGCGTGGAGCAACGCTGGCACCGGTTCTTCCATTCGCCGGATTCGGTCGGCTTCCTCAACTACCAGATCATCTCCGGCAACTCCGTCCAGCCGCCCGGCCGCCTCGCCGGCACGGCGCCGCTCTCACCGGAAGAACTGCGGCATCAATTTGCCGGCACCGACGTCGACGGCCCGGGATTCACCTGCACGGCCTGGAGCGATCCGTTTCCGATTCGCACGCCGTGGTTCATCGTCCCCCACGCTGGCTGGCCGATCTCCCACGGCAACGGCTTGCGCCTTCGCGTCGAGACCTCCGACGGCCAACTCATTCAGGAAATCGGCTGCGGCAGCACCACCGCTCCCGAAGTCGAATTCACCGCACTCGATACGTCCACCTTCATCGGTCGCCGCGCCCGGGTCGTCCTCTACGACGGACGGACGGACACCGAAGGTTGGGTCGCCGCCGCTCCCCCCATCGCCGCGGCGCAACCGGAACTCGCCCAAGCGCTTGCCCGCGGATTCGCCCACGAACGTCTCGCCCCGGCGCACACGGCTTTTCTTTGGATCGCCGTGGGCGCGCTCATCGCTGGCAGCGCCGCTGTCGCCGCTCCGCGCCTCTTCGGCGGAGAAACGAAGAATTTCTTTGGCCGATAGCGGGTCGCACGACTACGGTTGTCATCATGGGCAGCCGTGCCACCCGTCACCGCCGAACGCTCCGTCTACACCTCCGCCACCGCCGCTCCCGCGCTGGCCGAGTGCATTCCCATGCCTGAACAGCCGGAAAATCGCCGCGATTTCGCCGGCCTGTATCGTGCCACCGTCACGCCCCTGCGTCGCTACCTGACCCGTTTGCTGCGCAACGAGTCCGAAGCCGAGGACATCGCCCACGACGCCTACATGCGCGTCTATCCGACGGTCCAGAAAGACGCCGCGGAGAAACCCGAGGCGCTCCTCTACACCACTGCGCGCCGCCTCGCCATCAACCGCCTCAAGCGCCGCGCCATCTCGCCCATCGCCCCCGGCGAGGCCCCCATCGATCGCACCGCCGCCGCCCAACCCGGCGTCGCCCAACAGGTCATCGCCCGCCAGGAACTCGCCCGCCTCGAAGCCGCCATCGCCCAACTCCCCGAAGGCTGCCGCACCGTCCTGCTCCTGCGCAAAGTCGAGATGCTCTCGCACCAAGAAATTTCCGACCGCCTCGGCATTGCCATCAGCACGGTCGAAAAACAACACGCCCGCGCCCTGCGCCTCCTGCGTGCCGCGCTCGCCGACTCTCCCACCGCCAACGCCACCGCCGTCACCCCGGAGGGCGTGTCATGAACCCGCACCACACACCGATCGATCCCGTCATCGACGAGCAAGCCGCGCTCTGGGCCGCCAAGCTCGACGGCTCCGTCCTCACCGCCAGCGACCGCACCGCCCTCGACGCCTGGCTCGACGCCGCGCCCGCGCATCGCGCCGCCCTCTCATCCTATTGCCAGTTTTCCGCCGACCTCGAACAGCAGTTGCCGTTGCTTGCAGGCATCCCGGAATCGCCGGCGGAAAATCAACACGAGCTTACGTCTGCCCGTCCGCGCCCCGGGTTGTTCCGACCGCTGTGGGTCGGAGCAATGCTCACCGCGGCCGCGGCAGCCGTGGCCCTCGTCCTCTGGACCGGCCGCACCGCCACTCCGGCCGCCCTCGAGTTCGCCACCGCCGCCGCCCAACGCCAGTCCGTCGCCCTCGCCGACGGCTCGCGCATCGAACTCAACGCCCACACCCAACTCTCCGCCTCGCTCACCGCACACGAGCGCCACGTCCGTCTCACCCGCGGCCAAGCCTTCTTCACGGTCGCGAAGGACCCGGCCCGCCCGTTCTTCGTGGATACGCCAGCCGGCACCGTCCGCGTCACCGGCACGCAGTTCGACGTCCGCGCGGACGACGTCGCGCCTTTCCAAGTCACCGTGCTCGAAGGCTCCGTGCAAGTCCGCCCGGGCGACCCCGCGACCGCCTCCCCGCTCGCGCTCAAACGCGGCGACCAATACGCAGCCGGCAGTCTCCGCGCGCTAAGCACTAAGGAGCTCGACGCCTCGCTCGCGTG
This window of the Candidatus Didemnitutus sp. genome carries:
- a CDS encoding FecR domain-containing protein, with protein sequence MNPHHTPIDPVIDEQAALWAAKLDGSVLTASDRTALDAWLDAAPAHRAALSSYCQFSADLEQQLPLLAGIPESPAENQHELTSARPRPGLFRPLWVGAMLTAAAAAVALVLWTGRTATPAALEFATAAAQRQSVALADGSRIELNAHTQLSASLTAHERHVRLTRGQAFFTVAKDPARPFFVDTPAGTVRVTGTQFDVRADDVAPFQVTVLEGSVQVRPGDPATASPLALKRGDQYAAGSLRALSTKELDASLAWRNGEIVFDRAALSDVLAAFSRHHGRTITVSPGAAQQRLGGRFNLDNLPEFLELLPQTLNVVVSRDPHGDVRVSLANER
- a CDS encoding sigma-70 family RNA polymerase sigma factor; the protein is MPPVTAERSVYTSATAAPALAECIPMPEQPENRRDFAGLYRATVTPLRRYLTRLLRNESEAEDIAHDAYMRVYPTVQKDAAEKPEALLYTTARRLAINRLKRRAISPIAPGEAPIDRTAAAQPGVAQQVIARQELARLEAAIAQLPEGCRTVLLLRKVEMLSHQEISDRLGIAISTVEKQHARALRLLRAALADSPTANATAVTPEGVS